The following DNA comes from Oncorhynchus masou masou isolate Uvic2021 chromosome 21, UVic_Omas_1.1, whole genome shotgun sequence.
CACTGTGAAAGGCTTTCAACTTAAAAACATGAGTGTAAGTGTACCCCACTGACCTAAAATATAAAGTTGTATGAACTTGTACACTATAATGTATCTAATCATTTGTTCCCTGGTTTTGTCAACTCAACTTGATAAGTTGATGTAACTTTACATCAGCTGGGCAACTCCTATTTTTAAGTTGAAACAGCTAATGTTTTTGACAGGAGTGTGAGGAAAGGTATGGTAAGACACGATAGACTACAGGAGCCATGGACTTATTTACACTGAACACATCAAACGCATAGAGACCTGTCTCCCTTCACACCACTGCCCTAACCttatatctctccctccatccctttctccctcatctctccttctctctctctccatcatctctctacCTAGCCATCtttttctctatccctccctcttgtATCCTCCCCCAAcccacccctctatctctctttatttGAGATCTCCAGCATCTCCCTGGATGGTCTTCTTGATACGGAGCAGCATGGTGGTGAGCCATTGGTCCAGACGAGAGATGGAGTCAAACTCTTTAACAGCTTCAGTAAACGCCTCACAGTTCTGCTCCTCATGGGCATCCAGCAActtctacagagagacagacagggggagatggGTGTGGGCTCGTGAAGAAGGAAGCTATGCTGTTAAACGAGCAGCGTGAAGTGttttacacacacgcacacacaaaggtGCTCATCTTGTCTACCTTCAGCAGCTTGCACTCTCTGGAGTCTGCGAAAGCAGGAAACATCTCCTCATACTTCTCTATGGCCAGctataaaaaaacacaaaacacacacacaatcactaaTAACTGACAGGTACTCCCTCCGTTCAGTTGGAATAATATGAAGAATGTGTCTACTCCGTGTGTCTTGCTTCAAAACAAGAGAACAATAACCactaataataatgatgataataataatacctTTGCGTTGAGTTCATCCACTATGAAGTGACAGAGGGAGGCTTTAAAGAAGTACTCTTTGGCATTATACTTCAGCAGGGGGTTGTCCATGGTATTGGTggccacctgacacacacaccattacatgACTGTGACATCCCTCAGAGAGAACCGATCATCACATTTCAGGGTTTTAAAATGCAGGCAAAACACACCTGCTCGTAGATCTCAATGGCTTTCGGATACTGCTCCAGCTGAGCACTGTAGTGGCCCACCTTCAGCAGACACTTGTTAGcagaactgagagagaggagagagacagcgagagacagaaggAACAGCACAGGTCCCAGCATAGAGACCTGGGGAACCCCTCATGACAACTCCCTCTCCCTAATCTCTATGATAGAAAGTATTTGAGTAGTATAATACAAAAGCATTTGAGTAATAGTACAGGGTAGCATAACTGAATGGTATAGTATTCATTTATACTAAACATCACAGGAGACTCACCTGTTGGACTCCTCCCCTTTATAATAATCGGCTGCCTGCTCATAGTGGGCGATCGCCTGGGCAACAGGAGACACACATAAAGTATTGTTCATATggagttctgtgtgtgtgtgtgcgtgtgtgtgcgtgcacgtttTGTGTGTGTTCCGTACTTTCTCTATGTCCACCAGCTCAGACTCATACACCTCTGCGATGGTGATGTGATGTTTGGCTGCAATAGTAAACCTACCCTGTAATACACATGTGGATCATTAGGACAGAGATGGAGAATAACATGTCGATTGCAACAACGCTGATACAGAATCACtagaatatacagtacatactgtatcagCCTTCATATCGGCAGTCTCAGCTGATGATGGCTAGAAAAACATAGCCCCCTTCACACGCAGTACATGCACAATTGCACATAGAAACAGGTGAAGCAGGTTCAAGATGAAAGTGGTATGGTTAGAGGTCACAGGTTAGGGATTAGAGGTCAGGGCTCAAGGGTTGTACTAGGCTTACCATGTCAGTGTAAATATCGATGGCTGCATTTAGACAGTTGATAGCCTCTACAagaaagaggaggaaagggaggagtgaaagggagagagaaagagaaaagggggCAGGGAGATATATGAAGGGAGCAGAGGGTAAGAGAGGTTAGGTTTTCCcaccagagagagtcagagagagaccaaAGACAAAAGCATACTTTACCTTCTATTATAGACTAATAT
Coding sequences within:
- the LOC135508108 gene encoding beta-soluble NSF attachment protein-like, giving the protein MDTSGKEKEAMQLMAEADKKVKSSGSFLGGMFGGSHHKVEDACEMYARAANMFKMAKNWTAAGNAFCQGARLHMQLQNKLDSATSFVDAGNAYKKADPQEAINCLNAAIDIYTDMGRFTIAAKHHITIAEVYESELVDIEKAIAHYEQAADYYKGEESNSSANKCLLKVGHYSAQLEQYPKAIEIYEQVATNTMDNPLLKYNAKEYFFKASLCHFIVDELNAKLAIEKYEEMFPAFADSRECKLLKKLLDAHEEQNCEAFTEAVKEFDSISRLDQWLTTMLLRIKKTIQGDAGDLK